A genomic window from Myotis daubentonii chromosome 4, mMyoDau2.1, whole genome shotgun sequence includes:
- the LOC132232530 gene encoding LOW QUALITY PROTEIN: THO complex subunit 1-like (The sequence of the model RefSeq protein was modified relative to this genomic sequence to represent the inferred CDS: inserted 1 base in 1 codon) translates to MSPTWPRFSVPEARTRFTKSTREALNNKNIKPLLNTFSQLPGTEDEKKCTLDQALRGVLQEEIINHSSCENVLAIISLAIGGVTEGICTASTPSVLLGDVLECLPLDQCDTTFTFVERNVATWRSNTFYSAGKNYLLRTCNDLLRRLSKSQHTVLRARIQLFLARLFPLSERSGLNLQSRFNLENVTVFNTNEQESTLGQKHAEDGEEGMDVDDKGEMGDDEAPTTCSIPMDYSLYRKFWSLQDYFRNPVQCYEKISWKTFLTYSEEVLAVFKNYKLDDTQASRKTMGELKTGGEHVYVAKFLTSEKLLGLQLSDSNFRRHILLQYLILFQHLKGQVKSKSSKDVLTDEQSLWIEGTTKSVYQLLSENPPDGERFSKMVEHILNTEENWNSWKNEGCPSFVKERTSDTKPRRAVRKRTAPEDFLGKGPNKKILKGKEALTSLWDPCPDNMEACKSNPAGYLPTLEEFFEEAIEQADPESMIENEYKVVNNPNYGWRALRLLARRSPHFFQPTKQQFKSLPEYLENMVLKLAKESPPPSEEIKTGEGEDEEDNDAVLKENESPDARRDRPVPGXKIEILAHKLGEQWNTHHSFGGLTQISPPEFFRALPFTTLQGLRFISFVPTAPKNNFTVATLAPSL, encoded by the exons ATGTCTCCTACATGGCCACGCTTCAGTGTACCCGAAGCGCGGACGCGGTTCACGAAGTCTACCAGAGAAGCcctgaacaacaaaaatatcaagcCATTGTTGAATACCTTCAGCCAGTTACCTGGaactgaagatgaaaaaaaatgtaccctTGACCAAGCTCTCAGAGGTGTTCtgcaagaagaaattataaaccaTTCATCGTGTGAAAAtgttttagctattatttctcTTGCTATTGGGGGAGTAACTGAAGGTATTTGCACCGCATCTACACCTTCTGTATTGTTGGGAGACGTTTTGGAATGTCTCCCTTTGGATCAGTGTGACACAACATTCACGTTTGTGGAGAGAAATGTTGCTACTTGGAGATCAAATACATTCTATTCCGCtgggaaaaattatttactaCGTACGTGCAATGATCTCTTAAGAAgattatcaaaatcccagcacacAGTTTTGCGTGCACGAATTCAACTCTTTTTGGCCAGGCTTTTCCCTTTATCTGAGAGATCCGGTCTTAACTTGCAGAGTCGGtttaatctggaaaatgtcaCCGTTTTCAATACCAATGAGCAGGAAAGCACCTTGGGTCAGAAGCACGCTGAAGACGGAGAAGAAGGAATGGACGTAGACGACAAAGGTGAAATGGGTGATGACGAAGCTCCAACAACTTGCTCCATTCCAATGGATTACAGCCTGTATCGAAAGTTCTGGTCACTTCAGGATTACTTCAGGAACCCTGTGCAATGCTATGAGAAGATTTCATGGAAAACTTTCCTCACGTACTCAGAGGAAGTCCTGGCTGTTTTCAAGAATTACAAATTAGATGACACTCAGGCCTCAAGAAAAACGATGGGagaattaaaaacaggaggagaacaTGTATACGTTGCAAAATTTTTAACAAGTGAAAAGTTGCTGGGTTTACAACTGAGTGACAGTAACTTTCGCCGACACATTCTACTGCAGTATCTCATTTTATTCCAACATCTCAAGGGACAGGTGAAATCCAAAAGTTCAAAGGATGTTTTAACTGATGAGCAGTCACTCTGGATTGAAGGCACCACAAAATCGGTTTATCAACTGCTATCTGAAAACCCACCCGATGGAGAGAGATTTTCAAAGATGGTAGAGCATATATTAAACACTGAGGAAAACTGGAACTCGTGGAAAAATGAAGGCTGCCCAAGTTTTGTGAAGGAAAGAACATCAGATACTAAGCCGAGGAGAGCAGTACGAAAGAGAACAGCACCAGAGGACTTCCTGGGGAAAGGGCCCAACAAAAAGAttctgaaggggaaggaggcGTTAACAAGCCTTTGGGATCCCTGCCCGGATAATATGGAAGCTTGTAAGTCAAACCCAGCAGGCTATCTGCCAActttggaggaattctttgaagaAGCCATTGAACAGGCAGACCCGGAAAGCATGATTGAAAATGAATATAAGGTTGTGAACAATCCAAATTATGGTTGGAGAGCCCTGAGACTGTTAGCACGGAGAAGCCCTCACTTCTTCCAGCCAACCAAACAGCAGTTCAAAAGTTTGCCAGAATATCTCGAAAACATGGTGCTAAAGCTAGCAAAGGAATCACCACCGccttcagaagaaataaaaacaggtgaGGGTGAAGACGAGGAAGATAACGATGCTGtactgaaggaaaatgaaagcccTGATGCTCGCCGAGACAGGCCTGTACCAG GGAAAATAGAGATACTTGCCCACAAATTGGGTGAACAATGGAACACACACCACAGTT TTGGAGGGCTGACTCAGATCAGCCCTCCAGAGTTCTTCAGGGCCCTTCCCTTCACCACCCTACAAGGACTCCGTTTCATTAGCTTTGTGCCTACTGCCCCAAAGAACAACTTCACAGTCGCCACACTGGCTCCATCGCTTTGA
- the LOC132232528 gene encoding LOW QUALITY PROTEIN: THO complex subunit 1-like (The sequence of the model RefSeq protein was modified relative to this genomic sequence to represent the inferred CDS: inserted 1 base in 1 codon) has protein sequence MSPTWPRFSVPEARTRFTKSTREALNNKNIKPLLNTFSQLPGTEDEKKCTLDQALRGVLQEEIINHSSCENVLAIISLAIGGVTEGICTASTPSVLLGDVLECLPLDQCDTTFTFVERNVATWRSNTFYSAGKNYLLRTCNDLLRRLSKSQHTVLRARIQLFLARLFPLSERSGLNLQSRFNLENVTVFNTNEQESTLGQKHAEDGEEGMDVDDKGEMGDDEAPTTCSIPMDYSLYRKFWSLQDYFRNPVQCYEKISWKTFLTYSEEVLAVFKNYKLDDTQASRKTMGELKTGGEHVYVAKFLTSEKLLGLQLSDSNFRRHILLQYLILFQHLKGQVKSKSSKDVLTDEQSLWIEGTTKSVYQLLSENPPDGERFSKMVEHILNTEENWNSWKNEGCPSFVKERTSDTKPRRAVRKRTAPEDFLGKGPNKKILKGKEALTSLWDPCPDNMEACKSNPAGYLPTLEEFFEEAIEQADPESMIENEYKVVNNPNYGWRALRLLARRSPHFFQPTKQQFKSLPEYLENMVLKLAKESPPPSEEIKTGEGEDEEDNDAVLKENESPDARRDRPVPGXKIEILAHKLGEQWNTHHSSSGLPDN, from the exons ATGTCTCCTACATGGCCACGCTTCAGTGTACCCGAAGCGCGGACGCGGTTCACGAAGTCTACCAGAGAAGCcctgaacaacaaaaatatcaagcCATTGTTGAATACCTTCAGCCAGTTACCTGGaactgaagatgaaaaaaaatgtaccctTGACCAAGCTCTCAGAGGTGTTCtgcaagaagaaattataaaccaTTCATCGTGTGAAAAtgttttagctattatttctcTTGCTATTGGGGGAGTAACTGAAGGTATTTGCACCGCATCTACACCTTCTGTATTGTTGGGAGACGTTTTGGAATGTCTCCCTTTGGATCAGTGTGACACAACATTCACGTTTGTGGAGAGAAATGTTGCTACTTGGAGATCAAATACATTCTATTCCGCtgggaaaaattatttactaCGTACGTGCAATGATCTCTTAAGAAgattatcaaaatcccagcacacAGTTTTGCGTGCACGAATTCAACTCTTTTTGGCCAGGCTTTTCCCTTTATCTGAGAGATCCGGTCTTAACTTGCAGAGTCGGtttaatctggaaaatgtcaCCGTTTTCAATACCAATGAGCAGGAAAGCACCTTGGGTCAGAAGCACGCTGAAGACGGAGAAGAAGGAATGGACGTAGACGACAAAGGTGAAATGGGTGATGACGAAGCTCCAACAACTTGCTCCATTCCAATGGATTACAGCCTGTATCGAAAGTTCTGGTCACTTCAGGATTACTTCAGGAACCCTGTGCAATGCTATGAGAAGATTTCATGGAAAACTTTCCTCACGTACTCAGAGGAAGTCCTGGCTGTTTTCAAGAATTACAAATTAGATGACACTCAGGCCTCAAGAAAAACGATGGGagaattaaaaacaggaggagaacaTGTATACGTTGCAAAATTTTTAACAAGTGAAAAGTTGCTGGGTTTACAACTGAGTGACAGTAACTTTCGCCGACACATTCTACTGCAGTATCTCATTTTATTCCAACATCTCAAGGGACAGGTGAAATCCAAAAGTTCAAAGGATGTTTTAACTGATGAGCAGTCACTCTGGATTGAAGGCACCACAAAATCGGTTTATCAACTGCTATCTGAAAACCCACCCGATGGAGAGAGATTTTCAAAGATGGTAGAGCATATATTAAACACTGAGGAAAACTGGAACTCGTGGAAAAATGAAGGCTGCCCAAGTTTTGTGAAGGAAAGAACATCAGATACTAAGCCGAGGAGAGCAGTACGAAAGAGAACAGCACCAGAGGACTTCCTGGGGAAAGGGCCCAACAAAAAGAttctgaaggggaaggaggcGTTAACAAGCCTTTGGGATCCCTGCCCGGATAATATGGAAGCTTGTAAGTCAAACCCAGCAGGCTATCTGCCAActttggaggaattctttgaagaAGCCATTGAACAGGCAGACCCGGAAAGCATGATTGAAAATGAATATAAGGTTGTGAACAATCCAAATTATGGTTGGAGAGCCCTGAGACTGTTAGCACGGAGAAGCCCTCACTTCTTCCAGCCAACCAAACAGCAGTTCAAAAGTTTGCCAGAATATCTCGAAAACATGGTGCTAAAGCTAGCAAAGGAATCACCACCGccttcagaagaaataaaaacaggtgaGGGTGAAGACGAGGAAGATAACGATGCTGtactgaaggaaaatgaaagcccTGATGCTCGCCGAGACAGGCCTGTACCAG GGAAAATAGAGATACTTGCCCACAAATTGGGTGAACAATGGAACACACACCACAGTT CTTCCGGTCTTCCTGATAATTGA